A stretch of the Myxococcus guangdongensis genome encodes the following:
- a CDS encoding DUF1501 domain-containing protein: MPQSLSRRRLLHALGLSGVGLLFTPGLLRGVQAATPPSRRTLVTVFLRGGVDGLSLIPPIEDAAYHRARPSLALRSSGEGAALPLSAPFGLHPRLEPLLPLWKEGQLAVLHGVGLPTPVRSHFDAQDFVESGTPGRKSTPDGWLNRALDSDAQVPAAPLRAVALQSTLPRALFGDAGALAMGRLEEFRLRVGTRGAQATRGFEALYAGAVDDALRTTGQGAFEALSHLDEERLARLPPTAGVEYPRAPLGQRLADIARLIKGDVGLEVAATEMGGWDTHAAQGAATGTFANRCAELSGALSAFARDLGPRLEHVTVVVLTEFGRTVRENGSRGTDHGVGSAMLVLGGGVRGGRVYGRFESLTKDRLQDGRDVPAWTDVRAPLSEALRACRPGVDLTRVFPGYSPGAPLGLFA, from the coding sequence ATGCCTCAGTCCCTCTCTCGACGCCGCCTGCTGCACGCACTGGGACTGTCCGGAGTGGGGCTGCTGTTCACGCCAGGTCTGCTGCGCGGCGTCCAGGCGGCCACACCTCCTTCACGGCGCACGCTGGTGACGGTGTTCCTCCGGGGCGGTGTGGACGGGCTCTCCCTCATCCCACCCATCGAGGACGCGGCCTATCACCGCGCGCGTCCCTCGCTCGCGCTGAGGTCCTCGGGGGAGGGCGCCGCATTGCCCTTGTCCGCGCCCTTCGGCCTGCACCCACGTCTGGAGCCCTTGCTCCCGCTGTGGAAGGAAGGCCAGCTCGCGGTGCTGCATGGCGTGGGGCTCCCCACCCCGGTCCGCTCGCACTTCGACGCGCAGGACTTCGTGGAGTCCGGAACGCCGGGTCGCAAGTCGACACCGGATGGCTGGCTCAATCGCGCGTTGGACTCCGACGCACAGGTTCCCGCCGCGCCGCTGCGCGCAGTGGCGCTGCAGTCCACGCTGCCCCGCGCGCTCTTCGGTGACGCGGGCGCGCTGGCCATGGGGCGCCTGGAGGAGTTCCGCCTGCGCGTGGGCACGCGAGGCGCACAGGCCACCCGCGGCTTCGAGGCGCTCTACGCCGGCGCCGTGGACGACGCGCTGCGCACCACGGGGCAGGGCGCCTTCGAGGCGCTCTCGCACCTGGATGAAGAGCGCCTCGCCCGGCTGCCGCCCACCGCCGGCGTCGAGTACCCGCGCGCGCCCCTGGGCCAGCGACTGGCGGACATCGCCCGACTCATCAAGGGCGACGTGGGCCTGGAGGTCGCCGCCACGGAGATGGGCGGCTGGGACACCCACGCGGCGCAGGGCGCGGCCACGGGCACCTTCGCCAATCGCTGCGCCGAACTGTCCGGCGCGCTGTCCGCCTTCGCGCGTGATTTGGGCCCACGGCTCGAACACGTGACGGTGGTGGTCCTGACGGAGTTCGGCCGCACCGTGCGGGAGAACGGCAGTCGAGGCACGGACCACGGCGTCGGGAGCGCGATGCTCGTGCTCGGTGGAGGCGTGCGCGGAGGCCGGGTGTACGGGCGCTTCGAGTCACTGACGAAGGACCGGCTCCAGGATGGCAGGGACGTGCCCGCGTGGACCGACGTGCGAGCCCCGCTGTCCGAGGCCCTGCGTGCCTGTCGCCCCGGCGTGGACCTGACCCGGGTATTCCCGGGGTACTCACCCGGCGCACCGCTGGGCCTCTTCGCGTAG
- a CDS encoding alpha/beta hydrolase — MLTLLLCVFAVLYVALCVAAFAFQRSLLFPAPKAPTALPAALGFRRLPSSGEAYVDLLQLPGPEGAPTVVHFHGNGEQLLDQQDLGLFLQSNGLGFLAVEYPGYGASPGAPSEQGIYAAAEAALAMLRAQGVPPERTVLSGRSLGTGVAVEMARRGHGARIMLVSPYTSIPDMAATMLPFLPTSLLVRDRFDTLSKARGIDLPVLIIHGEQDTLIPVEMGRQLGTRFPRATVVTVPDAGHDDVLERAGPDRVQRMAAFALGGD; from the coding sequence ATGCTCACCCTCCTCCTCTGCGTCTTCGCGGTCCTCTACGTCGCGCTGTGCGTCGCGGCCTTCGCCTTCCAGCGCTCCCTGCTCTTCCCCGCGCCCAAGGCCCCCACCGCGCTCCCCGCGGCGCTCGGCTTCCGCCGTCTGCCCTCGAGCGGAGAGGCCTACGTGGACCTGCTCCAACTGCCAGGGCCCGAGGGCGCGCCCACGGTGGTGCACTTCCACGGCAACGGGGAGCAGCTCCTCGACCAGCAGGACCTGGGCCTGTTCCTCCAATCGAACGGCCTGGGCTTCCTGGCCGTCGAGTACCCGGGCTACGGCGCCTCCCCAGGAGCCCCTTCCGAGCAGGGCATCTACGCGGCGGCGGAGGCCGCGCTCGCGATGCTGCGCGCTCAAGGTGTCCCGCCGGAGCGCACGGTGCTCAGCGGCCGCAGCCTGGGCACGGGTGTGGCGGTGGAGATGGCGCGCCGGGGCCATGGCGCGCGCATCATGCTGGTGTCGCCCTACACCTCCATCCCCGACATGGCGGCGACGATGCTGCCCTTCCTCCCCACCTCGCTGCTCGTGAGGGACCGCTTCGACACCCTGTCGAAGGCGCGGGGCATCGACCTGCCGGTGCTCATCATCCACGGTGAGCAGGACACGCTCATCCCGGTGGAGATGGGGCGCCAGCTGGGCACCCGCTTCCCTCGCGCCACGGTGGTGACGGTGCCGGACGCGGGGCACGACGACGTGCTGGAGCGCGCGGGGCCGGACCGCGTGCAACGCATGGCCGCGTTCGCGCTCGGCGGCGACTGA
- a CDS encoding CBS domain-containing protein, with amino-acid sequence MKVEDAMTTNPVTCLPDTGIEQAARWMVECDCGALPVIDADNRPLGIITDRDITCRIIAKGKDPYMLDVTAAMSAPAATVYRDTPLEDCLALMEQNQVRRMVVLDDDNTVCGMVAQADLVKCLDAEETAEMMREVSVDTESASQVH; translated from the coding sequence ATGAAGGTCGAAGACGCCATGACCACCAACCCCGTCACCTGCCTGCCCGACACGGGCATCGAACAGGCGGCGCGATGGATGGTCGAGTGTGATTGCGGAGCCCTGCCCGTCATCGACGCCGACAACCGGCCGCTGGGCATCATCACGGACCGGGACATCACCTGCCGCATCATCGCCAAGGGGAAGGACCCCTACATGCTGGACGTGACGGCGGCGATGAGCGCGCCCGCGGCCACCGTGTACCGCGACACCCCGCTGGAGGACTGCCTGGCGCTGATGGAGCAGAACCAGGTGCGGCGCATGGTCGTGCTCGATGATGACAACACCGTCTGCGGCATGGTGGCGCAGGCGGACCTGGTGAAGTGTCTGGACGCGGAGGAGACCGCGGAGATGATGCGCGAGGTCTCCGTCGACACGGAGTCCGCGTCGCAGGTGCACTGA
- a CDS encoding SRPBCC family protein yields MAEHGVVTEPQTVRLERVLPGPLERVWAYLTDSELRGRWLAAGDMELREGGRVELRFQHANLSHEPVPQRYQVMRDGHRHTGRVLRCEPPHVLSYTWAEQTGAPSEVIFELSARGPDVLLVVTHRRLVTRADRVSVASGWDTHVGILEDQLRGQTPRGFWSTHARLEAEYEERFPRD; encoded by the coding sequence ATGGCTGAGCACGGCGTCGTCACCGAGCCCCAGACGGTGCGCCTCGAGCGCGTGCTGCCAGGCCCGCTGGAGCGCGTGTGGGCGTACCTCACGGACTCGGAGCTGCGTGGAAGGTGGCTCGCCGCTGGGGACATGGAGCTGCGCGAGGGCGGCCGTGTCGAGCTGCGCTTCCAACACGCCAACCTCTCCCACGAGCCGGTGCCCCAGCGCTATCAGGTGATGCGCGACGGCCATCGGCACACCGGCCGCGTCCTCCGCTGCGAGCCGCCGCACGTGCTGAGCTACACCTGGGCCGAGCAGACGGGCGCCCCCTCCGAGGTCATCTTCGAGCTGAGCGCTCGGGGCCCGGACGTGCTGCTCGTCGTCACGCACCGCCGCCTCGTCACGCGCGCCGACCGCGTCAGCGTCGCGAGCGGCTGGGACACCCACGTGGGCATCCTCGAGGACCAGCTGCGCGGACAGACGCCTCGCGGCTTCTGGTCCACCCACGCACGCCTGGAGGCCGAGTACGAGGAGCGCTTCCCCCGGGATTGA
- a CDS encoding SRPBCC family protein, with amino-acid sequence MTPSKTVQVQLTRFFAASAERVFDAWLSPETLGRWMWGPGVRDEEVLHLRLEARVGGGFSFLVRRKGQDIDHVGTYLELDRPQRLVFTWAIREETMNAEDISRVTLDIQPRDSGCELTLTHVMSDKWAEYADRTQAGWATMLTTLAREVAVEASRHG; translated from the coding sequence GTGACTCCCTCGAAGACAGTCCAGGTCCAGCTCACCCGCTTCTTCGCCGCCAGCGCCGAGCGTGTCTTCGACGCGTGGTTGAGTCCCGAGACGCTGGGCCGGTGGATGTGGGGGCCAGGGGTGCGCGACGAGGAGGTGCTGCACCTGCGCCTCGAGGCACGCGTGGGCGGCGGCTTCTCCTTCCTGGTGCGCAGGAAGGGCCAGGACATCGACCACGTCGGGACCTATCTGGAGCTCGACCGTCCCCAGCGACTGGTCTTCACGTGGGCCATCCGCGAGGAGACGATGAACGCGGAGGACATCAGCCGCGTCACCCTGGACATCCAGCCGAGGGACTCGGGCTGTGAGCTGACGCTGACGCACGTCATGTCCGACAAGTGGGCGGAGTACGCGGACCGCACCCAGGCGGGCTGGGCCACCATGCTCACCACGCTGGCGCGCGAGGTCGCCGTGGAGGCTTCGCGCCATGGCTGA
- a CDS encoding ArsR/SmtB family transcription factor, with translation MVEQHASQLDHTFHALSDPTRRAMLRNLSVHERSVGELAAPFQMSLAAASKHIKVLERAGLVHREVKGRTHVCRLNARPLSDAQDWIRYYERFWSERLDMLESLLRGEAPPPPSPPHKKGRTR, from the coding sequence ATGGTTGAACAACACGCGAGCCAGCTCGACCACACGTTCCATGCGCTGTCCGACCCGACACGTCGGGCGATGCTGCGCAACCTGTCGGTGCACGAGCGCAGCGTGGGCGAGCTGGCGGCCCCCTTCCAGATGTCCCTGGCCGCGGCGTCCAAGCACATCAAGGTGCTGGAGCGTGCGGGGTTGGTGCACCGCGAGGTGAAGGGCCGCACGCACGTCTGCCGGCTCAACGCCCGGCCGCTGTCGGACGCGCAGGACTGGATTCGCTACTACGAGCGCTTCTGGAGCGAGCGACTCGACATGCTGGAGAGCCTGCTGCGCGGCGAGGCTCCCCCGCCCCCTTCCCCTCCCCACAAGAAAGGACGCACCCGGTGA
- a CDS encoding S-methyl-5'-thioadenosine phosphorylase yields MSRAPAPVIGIIGGSGLYQMDGLKDVTWRKVSSPFGEPSDELCFGTLEGTQVVFLPRHGRGHRIAPSDIDFRANIDALKRSGVTDLLSLSAVGSLREDLPPGTFVVVDQFVDRTFAREKSFFGTGLVAHVSMAKPTCSRLGGAVVAACDALGVAARRGGTYLAMEGPQFSSLAESQLYRTWGCDVIGMTNMPEAKLAREAELCYATVAMVTDFDCWHPEHDAVTVDQVVSVLVGNAGKARSLVKQVVPLLGGHEGPCRQGCQRALEHALITAPEARDAAMVEKLSSVAGRVLGR; encoded by the coding sequence ATGTCCCGAGCCCCCGCGCCCGTCATCGGCATCATCGGTGGCAGTGGCCTGTACCAGATGGATGGCCTGAAGGACGTCACGTGGAGGAAGGTGTCGTCGCCCTTCGGCGAGCCCTCCGACGAGCTGTGCTTCGGCACGCTCGAGGGCACGCAGGTGGTGTTCCTTCCCCGCCATGGTCGAGGGCACCGCATCGCCCCGAGCGACATCGACTTCCGGGCGAACATCGACGCGCTCAAGCGCAGTGGGGTGACGGACCTGTTGTCGCTGTCCGCGGTGGGCAGCCTGCGCGAGGACCTGCCGCCGGGCACCTTCGTGGTGGTGGACCAGTTCGTGGACCGCACCTTCGCGCGGGAGAAGAGCTTCTTCGGCACGGGGCTGGTGGCGCACGTGTCCATGGCGAAGCCCACGTGCTCGCGCCTGGGCGGCGCGGTGGTGGCGGCGTGTGACGCGCTGGGCGTGGCCGCGCGCCGGGGCGGTACGTACCTGGCGATGGAGGGGCCGCAGTTCTCCTCGCTCGCGGAGAGCCAGCTGTACCGGACGTGGGGCTGTGACGTCATCGGCATGACGAACATGCCGGAGGCCAAGCTCGCCCGGGAGGCGGAGCTCTGTTACGCGACGGTGGCCATGGTGACGGACTTCGACTGCTGGCACCCCGAGCACGACGCCGTCACCGTGGACCAGGTCGTCTCCGTGCTGGTGGGCAACGCGGGCAAGGCGCGCTCGCTGGTGAAGCAGGTGGTGCCGCTGCTCGGTGGACACGAGGGGCCCTGTCGGCAGGGGTGTCAGCGCGCGTTGGAGCACGCGCTCATCACCGCGCCCGAGGCCCGCGACGCGGCGATGGTGGAGAAGCTGTCCTCGGTGGCTGGACGGGTGCTCGGGCGATGA
- the mtnA gene encoding S-methyl-5-thioribose-1-phosphate isomerase encodes MKVHGKPTRAVWLEPDARAVGIIDQTRLPHAFVTARLETLDEAAHAIRAMRVRGAPLIGATAAHGVWLALRADASDAALTRALAVLGETRPTAVNLHWALEEMRRVLTPLPPAERVEAAKRRAAELCDEDVAINRALGEHGLRLLEAAWEKKGRKGRLEVLTHCNAGWLATVDFGTALSPIYLAHDAGLPVHVWVDETRPRNQGSQLTAWELGQHGVPHTVIADNVGGHLMQHGQVDLCIVGTDRTTAHGDVANKIGTYLKALAAKDNGVPFYVALPSPTIDWRLRDGVREIPIEQRDGAELSDVTGRLASGEVATVRVTPEGSPSANYAFDVTPARLVTALITERGVCPASEAGLRSLFPERAGVGP; translated from the coding sequence ATGAAGGTCCACGGCAAGCCCACCCGCGCTGTCTGGCTGGAGCCCGATGCTCGCGCGGTGGGCATCATCGACCAGACGCGACTGCCCCATGCTTTCGTCACCGCGCGATTGGAGACGCTGGACGAGGCCGCGCACGCCATCCGCGCGATGCGGGTGCGAGGGGCGCCGCTCATCGGCGCGACGGCCGCCCATGGTGTCTGGCTGGCTTTGCGCGCGGACGCCTCCGATGCGGCGCTGACACGGGCCCTCGCGGTGCTGGGTGAGACGCGGCCCACGGCCGTCAACCTGCACTGGGCGCTGGAGGAGATGCGCCGCGTGTTGACGCCGCTGCCGCCCGCCGAGCGCGTGGAGGCGGCGAAGCGGCGCGCGGCGGAGCTATGCGACGAGGACGTGGCCATCAACCGCGCGCTGGGGGAGCACGGCCTGAGGTTGCTGGAGGCCGCGTGGGAGAAGAAGGGGAGGAAGGGCAGGTTGGAGGTGCTCACCCACTGCAACGCGGGGTGGCTCGCGACGGTGGACTTCGGCACCGCGCTCTCGCCCATCTACCTGGCGCACGACGCGGGGCTGCCGGTGCATGTCTGGGTGGACGAGACGCGCCCTCGCAACCAGGGCTCGCAGCTGACGGCGTGGGAGCTGGGGCAGCACGGCGTCCCGCACACGGTCATCGCCGACAACGTGGGCGGGCACCTCATGCAGCACGGGCAGGTGGACCTGTGCATCGTGGGCACGGACCGCACCACGGCCCATGGCGACGTGGCGAACAAGATTGGCACCTACCTCAAGGCGCTCGCGGCGAAGGACAACGGCGTGCCCTTCTATGTGGCGCTGCCCTCGCCCACCATCGACTGGCGCCTGCGCGACGGCGTGCGGGAGATTCCCATCGAGCAGCGCGACGGCGCGGAGTTGAGCGATGTCACCGGTCGGCTCGCCTCGGGTGAGGTGGCCACGGTGAGGGTGACGCCGGAGGGCAGTCCCTCCGCCAACTATGCCTTCGACGTGACGCCCGCGCGGCTCGTGACGGCGCTCATCACCGAGCGGGGCGTGTGTCCCGCGAGTGAGGCCGGCTTGCGCTCGCTCTTCCCGGAGCGCGCGGGGGTGGGGCCGTGA
- a CDS encoding class II aldolase/adducin family protein has product MIATCRKMNAAGLNQGTSGNLSVRVDGGFLLTPTGMDYDALVPEDMVLMRMDGGHEGPRRPSSEWQLHRDILEARPEVGAVLHAHSMFSTTLACLRRGIPAFHYMVCAAGGVDVRCAPYATFGTSELARNVLDALEGRKACLMANHGMLALGRDLPSAFKLAVEVETLAAMYWRALQVGEPVLLDDAEMARVLEKFKTYGQQSARR; this is encoded by the coding sequence ATGATCGCCACCTGCCGGAAGATGAACGCGGCGGGGCTCAATCAGGGCACGAGCGGCAACCTGAGCGTGCGCGTGGACGGAGGCTTCCTGCTGACGCCGACCGGCATGGACTACGACGCGCTGGTGCCCGAGGACATGGTCCTCATGCGCATGGACGGAGGCCACGAGGGCCCCCGCCGCCCGTCCTCCGAGTGGCAGCTCCACCGTGACATCCTGGAGGCCCGTCCGGAGGTGGGCGCGGTGCTGCACGCGCACTCCATGTTCAGCACCACGCTGGCGTGTCTGCGTCGAGGCATCCCCGCCTTCCACTACATGGTCTGCGCGGCGGGCGGCGTGGACGTGCGGTGCGCGCCGTACGCCACCTTCGGCACCTCGGAGCTGGCGCGAAACGTCCTGGATGCGCTGGAGGGGCGCAAGGCGTGCCTGATGGCGAACCACGGCATGCTCGCGCTGGGGCGGGACTTGCCCTCGGCCTTCAAGCTCGCGGTGGAGGTGGAGACGCTCGCGGCCATGTACTGGCGCGCGCTCCAGGTGGGCGAGCCCGTGCTGCTCGACGACGCGGAGATGGCGCGGGTGCTGGAGAAGTTCAAGACCTACGGCCAGCAGTCCGCGCGGCGCTGA